GTTCGAAgttttgaaattgaatcgaaaGACGTATTCGGTAATAACCCCTTCAGAATTTATAAGGATGAGATCAGCTCCATTGCCTTGTGCATTAGatactccatcaatatgtagcacccacgcCGACATTGAGTCGGATTCAGGAGTCGTGGTTTGTTTTATTTTGTCGtcagcttcatcttcagatttatTATCAGATATTGCACATTCGGTGATGAAGTCGGTCGAAACTTGCTCCTTCATTAATAGCCATGGACGATATTGTATATCAATTCATCAAGTTTTATTGCCCACTTTGCCATTCGACCCGATGTATTAGATCGATGCAGGATTGTCTTCAACGGCTAATCTATCAAGACAATGATGGGGTGTAGTAGATTGTGAAGCACTTTGTTAGTGTAGTAGATTGATCATTAAATTCGGCTTTCATCTTCTTGGATGAGTACCGAACTGGCCGCTTCTGTTgaagtggccaagtagagatataaAGTTTCTCCCACCTTCGATTTTGTCAGTAGTAGCagagatgcaagatatttttttagatctttaaAGTACTGCCGGCATTCGTCTGATCATATAAAGTCATTCGATTGCCTCAAGGTTTTGAAAAAAGGCAAGCATCCTTCTGCCGATCTTGAAATGAATTGACTGAGTGCGGCGATCATTCCATTGAGttgttgtatctttttttttgagctcggatgcttcatgttgatgataatctttatcttcttgagattggcctcgattcctcgttgtgATACAAGAAACCCAAAGAATTTCTTAGAACTCACTCCAAATGcatacttagtcggattcaacttcatctgatatcGTCGAAGTATACTGAAAGCTTCCTCCAGATTCAAACATGATCTGAGGTTTGGGAGCTTTTCACCAAcatgtcgtccacataaactttcaTGTTTCGCCCAATCTGTgctttgaaaatcttattgacAAGCCATTGATAAGTGGCTCCGGTATTTTTTAAATCGAAAGGTACTACTTTATAACAATAGATGCTTTGTCGATTATGAATGTTgtatgctcctcatctttgggtgccatctgaatctgattgtatcccacaaaggcatccatgaaacttAAGAGTCGATGATCTAAAGTCGCATCAATTAGTTGATTAATCTTCGACAAAGAAAAACTATCCTtcgaacaagcttcatttagatttgtgtagtcgatgcagatttttCATTTTCTATTTGCCTTTCTTACCATCACTACACTGACGAGCCAATTGGGATAAGTAGCTTTCCTGATAAAATCAGCTATggggagcttgtcgacttcttcatcgatgatctTCTGTCTTTCAAAagtaaaagatcttttcttctgtctcaccgactTGACGTTCGAGTCAATATTGAGTCGATGAGTTATTACTTTCGAAAGAATTTCTGACATGTATGTTgctgatcaagcaaaaatatcggtaTTTGCTCTTGATAGATTTATTAATTGCTACTGCTCCGGATCAGACAACtgtgatccaatttggatcgtCTTCTCagaatcttcttcttttaatgagatggaaaccagttgttcagctggttcacctCTCTGTTTATTTTCTCTTTGATTAAATTTATCAACGAACCATgagtcttcaggtttattattttgTGTGGAAACTAGAAAGCAGCAtcgagcaagttgttgatcttCACGCATCTTTCCGACTCCATTCTTTATCGAAAATCAGACTAACAGATGATTTGTCGAGACTACTGCTCTCAGGGTGTTAGGTCTAGATCATCCGAATATGACATTGTAAGCCGAAGAAACTCGGACAATCATGAATGTTAAAAGTACATTACTCTGTTGTGGTTCAGTTTTCGCAGTTaagaaaagagtaatttctccttccacagtaACAGCATCTCTAGTGAAACCGATCAATGACGTCAAGACTCTTCTAAGTCGATCAATCGATAGTCACATTTGAGAGAaaatcgagtaaaataaaatatctgttgagctttcattatctacaagaattttttttacatcataattagctatcattGTCGAGACaataacagcatcatcatggagagtttgaattctccgaacatcttcttctaAAAAAGTAATTATATCATCGAGTCATCATTTCTTCACCGACTCTACTTCAGAAGTTGCCCCCCAGTTTGATCgtccggagatcatgttgattactcctGCAGTCGGTCGATTGTTGATAGTCTACTCAGTTTGTGGCTGAAGTTGTCTGTCAGTAGGAGGTTGAGTCGGTTGATCCCTTCGAAACTTTCCAAAGTAGCCTCATCGGATCAGGACTATTATCTCGTCCTTGAGCTAGATATACTATTCGGTATCGTAATCATGATCATGATAaaaccgacagtacttcttccTATCTCGGCTCCTCGATGGTACTTTCATTGGTGGGGGGTGTCGTAagtattctgctccttcgatctccatcaggatttgCACACgatgagcagaaagaggagtatagaaaTCATACTTGCCATAGTTCAGCTTCAGACTCCGTCTTCGAGATGAAGCTTGCTTATTGAAAGTCGGCCTACTTGATTCAGTCgtagctttattttttttttatttcttcttctgacttttTTTGTCTGTTTGGTATCGGTCAGAAGTAGCTTCATCCGCGCGAATGTACTTATATGTGCGctccagaagttcagcatagaTCCGGGAGAGAATTTTgttcagagaataagtaaatctagATCTCCTTAGACCCCTTTTCATGGTCGATATAGTCATGTCTTTATTGAGGTCTCTGACCTTAAGTGTGGCTGTATTGAAATGAGTCATAAAGTTTTTTAGTGTCTCTATCTTACCTTGCTTGATTAAAAAGAGACTGTCGAATGTTCGTGGTAGCCTTCAGCTTATACTGAAGTGGGCTACGAAAGAATGCTCAAACTGTTCAAAAGAGTTAATGCTTTCTGACTGAAGCCCGAAATACCAGGCTCGAGCAACCTTCCGAAGAATTGCCGGCaagccaatgcataagagggTGTCGATTACcctctgaatcatcatgagagccttatagctcttcaAATGGTCGATTGAatcagtggagccatcgtatgactccatctgtggcatcttgaaccgagaaaAAATTGGTTCATCCAAGATACGTCTAGAGAGAGGCTGGGTAGTGTAGAAGTCGTAGTCATTGGAAGACTTTCGATCTTCCACTTGAAGTCGGGTGAGCTGACGATCAATTTCTCGAAACTTGTATTCATAATCGTCAAGTCATCGTTGTTGGAAAACTTCGGGGGTGGAACCCCCTGAAGAGCTcgaagaaggagaagcagaagacgCCCGCAgccatttttctttcttgataCTGTGTGtacgagaaggagagagagaatacCATGAATAGTGGGTGGCATGATGAGAGTGCCAAGAATGTGGCTGTCCGTCTTGGCAGGAGTGTCGAGACGATCGCTTTGAAGATGAAGAGGGTGAGCACCGCGAAGGACGGCGATTGTGCCTAGATGGCACCGATTGGGCCACCGATTGCTCCACCGACGGCTGCTGCTGGTGCTGTTGGgtttgctgctgctggaggctttgcaCCGTCTTCGTCAAAATTTTTATTTGCTGCATGAGTGCAGCAATCTATACATCCGTCGTAACCACAGGATGTGAGGAACTGGGCTCTACCATCGAAGGTGGGAGAGGAACATCTATTCAGGGGGAAGACTGCCTCATCGATCTAGTCGAATGCTGAGCTCTGATTCTCGGCATGGTTGACTATAGTCTTCTCTTATCTGAcacgtcaatctgttgcggccaactccctgTCATCTGTCACtgatgaagagcacctgcaagacaaagtcctcacagaccggagttgtgtccggtggggaccctccgatgcttaagtcagagaggaggttGGTGAACAGCTAATGAGAATATTGAGAGGGGCAAAATTTTGGTCCAGAATTATCTTATCCGTGCAACTCGTTTACCtcctcttttatagatgattttgatgtaaccgtcgagcacatgATCCCGCTTTtgatggtgctaaattatcggaccataatcatggagttagtgggCTGTTTATTCTTATTAATGACCGTAACACgtagttgataaccgttcataatgGTTAGAATATGTTGAGCAGATAGGCCGACTATATGTTGGTAATATTGATACGTCGGTAGAGGTAAGTCGGTAGAAGATCCGAATGTGCATCGgttggtaactctgatatgccaatGATCTTCGGCCTGAGGTTGATCAAGTCATTTATTGTCGGTCGATAATAtccgactgtcggtcggtcaacCGATTATGAGTCGAAGTAATATGTTCATTCggtcgatgtagagtcggagtcggggatcaGTTAATTTGTCCCAACAGATAAGCATAGGGATTTCATTCCTACCACAAATATTTTCTGGTTGCTGTTGATTGGGCTCTGACAATGATCATGACCTACTAGGGGGAACTAGTCAGGAATTCTGGCAATAATCACCGACGATGGGGACAGCTCGAAATAGGGAAAAAATATTCTCATCttgtttttcaataattttttatcagaATCCGATCAATGAAGATATAACCAAGGAGGAAGAAGATAGGAAAAGAAGCATTGAGGGGTTTGAGAACTTCTTACCTTATATGTCACAAGGATTGATTGTAAGTTTCGACGGGCATAATGAGCCCAAGCCTTCGATAATCAAGAGGAGAAAACGGTAGAGAGAGGACGGTGGCTGTGGCAATTTGTCGGTGAGAAAGTATTGGAGGATTGGAGTTCTTGAATAGAAGTGGAGGGTAGGAATAGGCTTTCCTAGCCTCCAATGGAGTCCATGGTGGAGGAGGACTCATCCTTCTTTGTCGCGTTCAAATAGGGGACTACCCTATTAGCTGTGGGATGGCCTCCGGGTCTTCAACATTGTGCCAGACCAAGCAAAAAGGCCAGCGAATTCAATACGAGGCTGGGCCTCACAGTCACTGGATAATTTTATACCCAAATCTAATTATAAAATGGCTGATATGCATTTATTGAATTTATAATGTATGTTTAAATTACTGTTTGTCTAATACTCGGATCCAGATCGAAGAGCAAATTCATCTGGACTCTTAAATATATttggaaaaaaattatctttttcatgCAAAAtagtaattataaattttatttatcacAATTTTTTTGAGTAAAAATGACAACGAATCGGATATGAGTCAGATTAACCGATATCCATATCCGTCCCATCAgtaaaaaaattcatatatgtACCGGTCCATATCCATCTCGGATCAAATTGGATCGGATGGAGTTCCAAGAATAGATCAGATCGGATTTGATCGGATATATTCGAAATctctatataatttttataaaaaaatttatacaatgaaACAGAGTCCTATaaactaaaaattttataaccaatgaagtatcttttcaatcaaaaatctctAACTCTATAAAATATCATGTTCCTACCAAGATTAacctctcaatttttttattttatttatttatttatctattttctcttaattttttttattctcaaaagTTTCAATCGGATGAGAAGGAAGTTGCTGAATATGAAAATTTGGACAGCTATAATTTTGTGTTGAATATTtgaatgtgtgtgtatatatatatattgggccGGATTCGAAGCGGGCATTCTATTATTCATACTCGATCTAtatctatttcaatttttttttaaaattttatatttattttaaattttaattaaattttattgtattCGAATCAGATCGAATATCTGATGGATGGGATCGAATTACCATCTCTGTTCCTGAGAATAATTATCGAGGATAAATCATCGTGTTTGTTATCACAAATTTACGCAGGATACCTTCCGTCCGCACGCGGTACTCATCAGAAAGCAGAGTCAGCAGCCACCCCGCGTTCTTATCCGCATGCAGTTGGATTAACCCATTTCGAGTTCGAATGCTGCGTGCTTAAATAAATGAAACCATCCAGCCTCCCAAACGCTTTGGTATCTCCTGACACAGAGAGGCATGCTTTGGGTGCTTGCCAGCCGATCATGGAGGGGGCTCCAACAGCGTCAGATGAGCATGGCCTTTTGCTCCGCCGCCGCCGTCCTTTCCGACGGCATCGATCGGAGCTCCGATGCCTTCGCTCGTAACTCCGCCGCCGTCCAGGACCTCATCTCCCAACTCCATTCCCACATCCATCAGGTATCCCCAATTCTTTCTCCTTCTGTTCGATTTTGGAATCTGGGTTGGTTGGAATTATTGGGCTTTGTTTTGATGCTTTTATTGCCAGGTTCTTAGTGGTGGAGGTCCCGAAGCTGTGAAGAGGAACAGAAGTCGGAACAAGCTCCTCCCGAGGGAGCGGATTGATCGTATCATCGATCTTGGATCGTCGTTTCTTGAGTTATCTCAGGTTAGAGTTCGTTGATTATTTTTTCCTTCTACTTTATCCCGTGGAATTGATCTAGGAGCGGAAAAACATCtagaatttctcaagtttggattGTTTCTAGCTATGATTCGTATgaatttttccctttttttataCATTTCAAGGCgtgaggttcaaaatgagatgttcTCTGTCTAAATTGTCGAAAGATCATATCCTATCAATTCCTTCGCTTTATGTCTGAGTTATTTCGCTTGTTCTTCACTTCCATGACGTCCATGTGGATGACTCTTGATGTATGATTCAAGAATTACGATACAAAATTGATGCTTCCGAACACCATGAATTGGACAATTTTTTACGTTAGAAGTTCTTTGTTATGTCATGtatgatagtttaaatttctttaataatttataaggGGTAGTTTGACTTCTATGTTTCAATCATGGGCTCTAATCTGCATTTATTCGTCTGGcatcttattttataatttcaaaaatattattttgctcTTAAGTAAATTTCAGCTTGACCTGATTAGTCGTCATGCATGACCATCTCCTTGACATTAGATATTAACTGGAGCGGGGTGCTCCATATGGAAATTGGAGCATGGAGAATTTAATCTGTGGCATTTTTCCTTTTGGTATTTTACTGTATGCTGGGAAAAATGTGTACACAAGGGGAAGGCAACAAAGACAATCATTGAAAGATAAACAGATGTTACCGAATGCTTATTGATTGTAACGTGTCTGAAGGCACTCTTTTGGAGATAGATCCACTCCAATAGATGTTTGTGGGCCACTTCTCCAAGATATTGCTATCCTCCATTGGTATGCCCTCGTATGTGtgatagatagagagcaagtagtCACTTAGTAGTTATGCAAACCCTCAATGAACACGAggtagagagggagagggagaaagagagcaaATGGAAGAACAAAATATTGTGATTGCATGTTCTTGCAATAATCAAGAGTGTAGGAAAATAATGTGCATAAGATAGGAAAATAATGTAAAATGATGTGCATAAGATAACAAAAGAAGATATAGCTATCCTCCCTTAATTTGCCCTCATATGTGtgatagatagagagcaagtagtGACTTAGTAGTTATGCAAAGCCTCAATGAACATGAGatagagagggagggggagatgGAGAAAGAGGGCAAATGGAAGAACAAAATATTGTGATTGCATGTTTTTGCAATAATCAAGAGTGTAGGAAAATAATGTGCATAAGATAAGAAAAGATGAAAGCAAGGCTTGATTTGTTGGACAAGACATTGAGAGGAGGTAAGACATTCATGAGATAAGACATTGAGATGAGAGCAAATGGAAGCAAGACTTTCATGAGATAAGATAAGAAAAGATGAAAGCAAGGATTGATTTGTTAGACAAGACATTGACATGCATGTGTGTAAGCACCTCTTGCTTCAGGTTCACCTATTCCGTTGTGTCATCATGGACACAAGTGGTATTCCAGCAAAAACAGCTACTTAAAATTGAGTAGGATACAGGAAGAAGACCATATGATATTCAAGAGGACTACAGTGAATAGCCCACAGAACTATGCTTTCCAATATGTTGTAACAACTAATGCAGACTTTGAAAAGCAAAACTTGCATTAAATGAAGTAAAAGCTTAGAATCCCCCTGCCCCAGAGGGAGAGAAGGTGAATACATAAATCAATATTTTCTAACTTGAAATTTCAGTACGTGAAGGATGTAATTTCTTTATTGATCTGTTACTTGGTACATAGATGTGGAGTTCAATGTGATGCATGCCATCAGATTTTCTCGTATAGTCAAAATAAATTTCATAACAGGCTTCAGTAGTAATAAATGTTTTATTTGCTGAATATCACTGTTTGTGTCTATTGTGTGCATGCCTTAACTTGTTTCTTCTCTAATGGAATTATATGTCACTGAAGCTTGCAGGTTACAACCTTTATGAGGAACCATTACCATCTGGAGGGATTATAACTGGAATAGGGCCTGTACATGGACGCCTGTGTATGTTTGTGGCCAATGACCCCACTGTAAAGGGGGGCACATATTATCCTATCACTGTCAAGAAACAGCTGAGGGCACAAGAAATTGCTGCTGAGTGCAAGTTGCCATGCATATATCTTGTTGACAGTGGTGGTGCTAATCTTCCAAGACAGGCTGAAGTCTTTCCTGATCGTGATAATTTTGGTAGAATATTTTACAACCAAGCAAAAATGTCCGCTGGGGGTATTCCTCAGATTGCACTGGTTTTAGGCTCTTGTACTGCCGGGGGTGCTTATATACCTGCAATGGCTGATGAGAGCATTATGGTCAAAGGAAATGGTACAATATTTCTAGCTGGTCCTCCCCTTGTGAAGGTCAGTGTCAATGTCAGTTATTCTGCATGCTGCTGCTTACAGTAGCATAtcaattttttccctttttttaattttttttttatgaacctcCAAGAACTATATTTCTTTCAAAATCTAGGTTGATGATGAGGAGCAATTTTGATAGGCTGCTACAGGAGAAGAGGTCTCTGCTGAGGATTTGGGAGGAGCATCCATGCATTGTAAGATATCAGGAGTTTCAGATCACTTTGCAAAAGGTACTTCTTTTATCTTTGATCAACTGCCACACACTCACCATCTTTTCAGCAAATTATCTTATGAATCTGTGTATGCTAGGTTGTTATGAATCAATCGTGGTGCAATTTATAATAGGCTGTATGCCTAACAGCATCCTAGATTTGGCTAATGGGTTGTCGTTTCACTTGATTCTTTCGGGCATATTGCATTCTTCTGTTTTTGAACATGACAACAGGTTTAATACATGAATAGTAATTAGATGTTGCCTTTAGAAATACCAGATTCTTGGCAAATCTGAATCCTGCCTAAGTTATCTTCTTCATTTATCATATCTTGGTTATAACTAAAGCAGTAACTATAATACAGTAATGGTTTGCAGAGGTATGAGAGATTCCCTTGAGGGACTCAAAAGCATGATTACAATGAAAGTAGTCCTTTTACCACAAAAAATCATTTAGGATCATCAGTTTATCCTATATTTAAAGTTGGCTTTCTCTAAAGTTGAGCTACTTGACTAATTGTTGATATGTTTATGGTTGAAAGCATCCAGGGAAGGACAGTGCAAATCACATAATGGTTCAAATACTTGTCGTTATTATCATAACAGTCAAGCCTATCCCAATGATCAATTAAACTCGATTATTGATGGCGAACATCATCTAGAGGAGGAAAAGGGGTGTTTTTAAATATTGACAATTATATCAAATGGTTCAAGTTTATTTTGTTTATTTAATCTATCTAAATATTCAGATATAACAAGTTTCATACTCGTTGATCTATAACTAATGGTTAGACTTACACAATTAATGCATTATGACACCTGCAGCATTATTATAGCATGAATCCTTTTAAGCATCTTTTCCCTTGCCGTTCAATGGGCATGTAATATGCCTCATAGACATTGAGATTATTGAATCTTCACTTTGTTGCCTTTACACCAAACATGCTTTAAATTGTAACATACGACATGTGATGTCTAAAACTATATTGATTCATGTTGCTTGTTATTTATGAGATTAAGTGTTCTGTAGTACCTGTACACATATCTTGTTTCAAACACCACAGATTTGTTCAGTTACAAACTCTGACAAATACTTGTACCAATTATTGTGCTGGATAGGATGGTTAAAATGGTTTTAGTTTGGATGATGATTTTTGGCATTTGAATCATTTCTCTGGCTCATGTTTCTGCTATACCAAATAAAATGACATATTTGTACGGGACTTGTATTGGCTTTAAACATGTTACATTCCACTTATTGTGCATTGGTGACTTAGTTTAGAAGAAGGCCTTTTTTTCTTTAGCATTACCTCTTTCATCTCTTATTTTGTTTCACTCCTGTTCTTTTCTTTCAGTCTTTCCTTTGCTTTTGACAAGATACAAGAACAATCATTTTTTTCTATATTCCTGATTATCTGTATAAAATACAACTTGATATAGATGAACTTCATGGTCTGGCAATTGGGAGAGATGTCATTAAGAACTTATACATGGCCGGGAAAGGGGCAATTAGTTCAACCAGGTTTTCTTCTGATTACAAAGAACCAGTATATGATGTCATGGACCTTCGTTCAATTGCGCCAAGTGATCAGAAGCAGCCCTTTGATATTCGATCTGTAATTGCTCGTATTGTAGATGGTAGTGaatttgatgaatttaaaaaGTTATATGGCACTGTAAGAgcctttaaatttttttgaagcttaGATTGCATTCATTGCATTTCTTGTTTTGACTCTGCAAATATGGGAATATTGACTTTGTGTATGTATAGACACTTGTAACAGGTTTTGCAAGGATTTATGGACAACCAGTTGGAATAATAGGAAACAATGGCATATTATTTACCGAATCTGCTTTGAAAGGGACTCACTTCATTGAGTTGTGTGCACAACGTAACATTCCTTTGATCTTTCTTCAGAACATCACAGGATTTATGGTACAGTTTTGGAATTGAGCTTATTCTGTGCATTTATGTCATATAATATGCTAGATGATTCACTTATCAATTTGTTATTTGTACCCATATGTTATGTTCACATCTGAAGATAGACTTTAGGATTTTGTTTATTGTTTGCTGATTTATAGTTTGAAGCCATACCTGATGCTTCTCAGCAATTGTCCAGCTAAGTAATTTAGACAAGGACATAACCATTTTGAGGAATTTGTGATGATGCTTTTCTTCCCATATTTCTGCTATTGAGGAAGACAATTGGTTCCTGTTTcatatagaattttaggaaaaatGTTTTTGACTCCCTAATTCTTAGATTGACCATCTTTCTCAATGAAGTTATGCTCCAGATTCCCTTTTAATGCTTTAGGCTGCCCTGCTTGTGCACATACTTtaagatcagattttttttttaaaaaaatatatatattttgagagagaAGCTTTATAATGGGATTGTTGAATCTTTCTTGGCTATATATTTCTTTTATGGGTTACACTTGCTGCCAGTCCCCACTTTCCCAATTTGTTGCTCTCGAGTTTCATCTTTATTAACTTGTAAAAAGCCTTCTTATAAATGGCCTTGCTTGAATGAATGGTGCTGCACTTGATTGATAAGGCTCTGAAGGTTCATGTTAATATTTGCAGCAAGTTTTACTGCTGGAAATAGGCAAATGCTgggttttagatatttaaatgatatttCGGATGCTTAAAGTTTGTGCAAAGTTGTATTGGTGATGGAATTTATGAATGCATTTACCATTGAATATCTGCTACTGTGTAGGTTGGTTCAAAATCTGAGGCAGGTGGTATTGCCAAAGCTGGAGCAAAAATGGTGATGGCAGTTTCCTGTGCAAAGGTCGTGCTTTTTCTTCATCTATTTTAAACTTTTCTCCAGAAAGCTTTCTTTACCTTTCCACATACTCCGGACTTATTAATATGACTACGCTTGTCTAATTCAAAGAGGTGGGCTTGTAGATATATCAACAACCTCTGTTAAAATATACAGTAATCAGTTTTTTGACGGTTGGATTCTAGAGATTATCTTGTTGTTAAATGATGCTTATTCTTGGCTCATGATCTTATCGCATTCATTTTACTTAACAGAGTAGCCATTAAATCTATCCTCCTATCCTGTTCTTGTTCGTTGTTTACTGTTCTCCATGGCAACATTCTTGTCATTGTCTGAATTGGTGTTTATAGAACATTGTTAAAAATGACATGTGGTAAGGATAGCTTGAACAGGTAAAATGGACTCAATAACTGTGAATGTTCGATCAACCATATAGTAGAACCAATCAGCAACCACAGAGTGTTCAAAATAAAGTCCACTTGTGTAAATGAACCTAAAACTTCCATTATTATTCATGTTAAATTTATGTTTTTATTTAGAGGGACACCTTTTTGTTCTTGGTTCCAAGTGCATAGGTAGTAAGAGTACCATTACTAATTATTATTTTTGTGGAAAAGTCTGCTATTTAACATCAATGCATTTCCTAATATGCACTACATCATGGTATCTACCATGATTACTACCTGGTTTGATGCTAATATTCTGAACCCTGTTTTTCAACAActtggctttaagccattttttGATCGAgtataaaatttttggagtttgcataaaaaattttgtttttcaTTTATGTTGGCAAACGTGCATCATATTTGGCTTCCTTTGCAATATCACACTTGTATTCTGGGGGACTGTATTGGTTCATTTTGAAGCATGCCACACTGGAGT
The sequence above is a segment of the Elaeis guineensis isolate ETL-2024a chromosome 7, EG11, whole genome shotgun sequence genome. Coding sequences within it:
- the LOC105048694 gene encoding methylcrotonoyl-CoA carboxylase beta chain, mitochondrial isoform X2, whose protein sequence is MLWVLASRSWRGLQQRQMSMAFCSAAAVLSDGIDRSSDAFARNSAAVQDLISQLHSHIHQVLSGGGPEAVKRNRSRNKLLPRERIDRIIDLGSSFLELSQLAGYNLYEEPLPSGGIITGIGPVHGRLCMFVANDPTVKGGTYYPITVKKQLRAQEIAAECKLPCIYLVDSGGANLPRQAEVFPDRDNFGRIFYNQAKMSAGGIPQIALVLGSCTAGGAYIPAMADESIMVKGNGTIFLAGPPLVKAATGEEVSAEDLGGASMHCKISGVSDHFAKDELHGLAIGRDVIKNLYMAGKGAISSTRFSSDYKEPVYDVMDLRSIAPSDQKQPFDIRSVIARIVDGSEFDEFKKLYGTTLVTGFARIYGQPVGIIGNNGILFTESALKGTHFIELCAQRNIPLIFLQNITGFMVGSKSEAGGIAKAGAKMVMAVSCAKAAGVLAQIERSNKKRQGVEWTKEEEEKFTSRVVEAYEREGSPYYSTARLWDDGIIDPADTRKVLGLCLSASIKHVPEETEYGVFRM
- the LOC105048694 gene encoding methylcrotonoyl-CoA carboxylase beta chain, mitochondrial isoform X1 is translated as MLWVLASRSWRGLQQRQMSMAFCSAAAVLSDGIDRSSDAFARNSAAVQDLISQLHSHIHQVLSGGGPEAVKRNRSRNKLLPRERIDRIIDLGSSFLELSQLAGYNLYEEPLPSGGIITGIGPVHGRLCMFVANDPTVKGGTYYPITVKKQLRAQEIAAECKLPCIYLVDSGGANLPRQAEVFPDRDNFGRIFYNQAKMSAGGIPQIALVLGSCTAGGAYIPAMADESIMVKGNGTIFLAGPPLVKAATGEEVSAEDLGGASMHCKISGVSDHFAKDELHGLAIGRDVIKNLYMAGKGAISSTRFSSDYKEPVYDVMDLRSIAPSDQKQPFDIRSVIARIVDGSEFDEFKKLYGTTLVTGFARIYGQPVGIIGNNGILFTESALKGTHFIELCAQRNIPLIFLQNITGFMVGSKSEAGGIAKAGAKMVMAVSCAKVPKITLIVGGSFGAGNYGMCGRAYSPNFLFLWPTAKISVMGGIQAAGVLAQIERSNKKRQGVEWTKEEEEKFTSRVVEAYEREGSPYYSTARLWDDGIIDPADTRKVLGLCLSASIKHVPEETEYGVFRM